The Variovorax sp. RA8 genomic sequence GTCGCCTTGGTCAGCGTCTCCGCAAACAGCCAGGTCTTGCTGGCCAGGTCTGCCGGCATCGCCTTCTTGTGTGCTTCGCGTTGCCGGCGCAGCGTGCGCGCGCTGATGCCCAGGGCGTTTGTGAGGTCGGTCTCGTTCAGCAGCGTGATGCCAGAGAGCAGTGTCAGGAGCGCTCCGTACGGGAAGGCGCCGTCGAGGATGGCTGAGTGGACCTCCATGCGGCTCTTCGGTACGCGCTTGAAGACCTTGCCCGCGCCCAGCAGCTCCCCCGAGTGCTGAAGCAGAATGATCTCGCGAGCGGCGAAATCTTGGTCTGGCGTCGCCGCGGCGCCCGGGTGCATAGCAGCTTGCACGGTCGCGCTCCAGTTGATAGATGGCAAATTGTCCTATATGGCGCGGCCAAATGTCATGCCTCGCGCGAGCCTGTGGCTTGCGAGTTCATCGAACGCGCATCGGGATCGGTGAACGAGC encodes the following:
- a CDS encoding antitoxin Xre/MbcA/ParS toxin-binding domain-containing protein → MHPGAAATPDQDFAAREIILLQHSGELLGAGKVFKRVPKSRMEVHSAILDGAFPYGALLTLLSGITLLNETDLTNALGISARTLRRQREAHKKAMPADLASKTWLFAETLTKATEVFGSREKAEEWMNRHAMGLDGRRPIEMLQTAQGTEIVTDFLTRLEYDVYS